A part of Variovorax sp. HW608 genomic DNA contains:
- a CDS encoding lysophospholipid acyltransferase family protein has product MLAKFMGWGLLAAIRLLTGAQARWWGCPPKAEQRIYFANHQSHLDLVMIWAALPQELRSITRPIAARDYWATTPLKRWITTEVFNAIYVERGGSAAVAAPVIPGSAEALAPLQPLVEALRSGDSIIIFPEGTRGNTGVPQKFKSGLFTLAQMFPEVVLVPAWIDNVQRVMPKGEVVPVPILCSVTFGAPIRLEQGEERRLFLDRAREAVMALRDV; this is encoded by the coding sequence ATGCTTGCAAAGTTCATGGGATGGGGGTTGCTGGCCGCCATCCGCCTGCTCACGGGTGCCCAGGCGCGCTGGTGGGGGTGTCCGCCCAAGGCCGAGCAGCGCATCTACTTCGCCAACCATCAAAGCCATCTCGACCTCGTGATGATCTGGGCCGCGTTGCCGCAGGAGCTGCGCAGCATCACGCGGCCGATCGCCGCGCGCGACTACTGGGCGACGACGCCGCTCAAGCGCTGGATCACCACGGAAGTCTTCAACGCGATCTATGTCGAGCGCGGCGGCAGCGCCGCGGTGGCAGCGCCGGTCATCCCCGGAAGCGCCGAGGCGCTCGCACCGCTGCAGCCGCTCGTCGAAGCGCTGCGAAGCGGCGACTCGATCATCATCTTTCCCGAAGGCACGCGCGGCAACACCGGCGTGCCGCAAAAATTCAAGTCGGGTCTCTTCACGCTGGCGCAGATGTTCCCCGAGGTCGTGCTGGTGCCCGCGTGGATCGACAACGTGCAGCGCGTCATGCCCAAGGGCGAGGTGGTGCCGGTGCCGATCCTGTGCTCGGTGACCTTCGGTGCGCCGATACGCCTCGAGCAGGGCGAGGAGCGCCGCCTGTTCCTCGATCGCGCCCGCGAGGCGGTGATGGCGTTGCGCGATGTCTAA